The Legionella donaldsonii genome includes a region encoding these proteins:
- a CDS encoding queuosine precursor transporter — protein MANISFDNEQINLHKNNSYSVTNNPLGYQCLVLLSMLYVALMLCNAILTNRYLGGDNLYVLGGTLTSPFVFLLDNVIAELYGFKMTRSVIFFGIIAQSFFVVICLLVTHAPQPSFFTGNESYSQILGWPLLRIHLSGCIAYLFAMLLNSRILTQWKVLHKGEKFWLRCLGACTISEALYSFIAILLMELNSIPLGYILKVVVISYLIKMGYNLILSFPSQLLVNHIRNITGIDVYDFDVRFTPIAYQQIYRG, from the coding sequence ATGGCCAATATATCATTCGATAATGAACAAATTAATTTGCACAAAAATAATTCTTATTCCGTAACTAATAATCCATTAGGTTATCAGTGCCTTGTTCTGTTGAGTATGCTGTATGTTGCCTTAATGTTATGCAACGCAATTTTAACTAATCGATATTTAGGTGGGGATAATCTCTATGTATTAGGAGGTACTTTGACCTCGCCATTTGTTTTTTTATTAGATAACGTAATAGCTGAATTATATGGATTTAAAATGACAAGGAGCGTTATTTTTTTTGGGATTATTGCTCAAAGTTTTTTTGTAGTGATATGTTTACTGGTAACCCATGCACCGCAACCTTCCTTTTTTACAGGCAATGAATCTTACAGTCAAATATTAGGTTGGCCTTTATTACGCATTCATCTAAGCGGATGTATTGCTTATTTGTTTGCCATGCTTCTTAATTCAAGAATTTTGACTCAGTGGAAAGTTTTGCACAAAGGTGAAAAATTTTGGCTGCGTTGTTTAGGAGCATGTACCATCTCGGAAGCTCTGTATTCTTTTATTGCTATTTTACTGATGGAGTTGAATTCAATCCCGTTAGGATATATTTTGAAAGTCGTAGTTATAAGTTATCTGATTAAAATGGGATATAACCTAATCTTATCGTTTCCATCCCAATTACTAGTCAATCATATTCGTAATATTACTGGCATTGATGTTTATGATTTTGATGTTCGATTCACACCTATTGCATATCAACAAATATATAGAGGATAG
- a CDS encoding methionine synthase — translation MKKSINRILTTHVGSLPRCEELSQLLIEQERENLTSHEILNREIEKGMERVITKQLMAGIDIGNDGEQYRVGFQTYIPQRIQGFSGESKRQLSIELSEFPDYTVPLLQKKFPRGKIANCPHCTAMLNYQPNPCTEECEMFIRAMKKSPLQFTQTFMTAPSPGIIATTMHNEFYDTYENYLFSLADQIRQEYELIHAHGFLLQIDAPDLLMERHMEFHNLSLSEYRKRAELHVEAINRALTNIPRDDVRLHTCWGNYEGPHIFDVELKDIIDIVYQAKVGAISIALANPRHQHEYKIFKDYPLPDSMILIPGVIDTTTCYVEHPELIADRICLAIQTVGDPSLIIAGCDCGFETFVDWAMVPESIVWKKLEALSEGAKIATKRIWPLGQHNISQI, via the coding sequence TTGAAAAAAAGTATAAATCGGATTTTAACTACGCACGTAGGAAGTTTGCCCCGATGCGAAGAGCTATCCCAACTCCTGATAGAACAAGAACGAGAAAATTTAACATCTCATGAGATTTTGAATCGAGAAATCGAAAAAGGAATGGAAAGAGTCATCACTAAACAACTTATGGCTGGCATCGATATAGGAAATGATGGAGAGCAATATCGAGTAGGGTTTCAAACCTACATCCCTCAGCGCATTCAAGGTTTTAGTGGGGAAAGTAAGCGTCAGTTAAGTATCGAGCTTTCGGAGTTTCCTGATTACACAGTGCCTTTGCTTCAAAAAAAATTCCCACGAGGAAAGATTGCGAATTGCCCACACTGTACAGCTATGCTCAACTATCAGCCAAATCCGTGTACTGAAGAATGTGAAATGTTCATAAGGGCAATGAAAAAAAGTCCTCTGCAATTCACTCAAACATTTATGACGGCTCCTTCACCGGGCATTATCGCTACAACAATGCATAATGAGTTTTATGATACCTACGAAAACTATTTATTTTCGCTAGCGGATCAAATTAGACAAGAATATGAATTGATTCATGCGCATGGTTTTCTGCTACAAATCGATGCTCCCGATCTATTAATGGAGCGGCATATGGAATTTCACAATTTGTCGTTAAGTGAATATCGCAAGCGAGCAGAGCTTCATGTGGAGGCTATAAATAGAGCCCTCACCAATATTCCTCGGGACGATGTTAGATTACATACGTGTTGGGGTAATTATGAAGGTCCTCATATTTTCGATGTAGAACTCAAAGATATTATTGATATTGTCTATCAGGCCAAAGTTGGTGCTATCAGCATTGCTTTAGCAAATCCTCGTCATCAACATGAATATAAGATTTTTAAAGACTATCCATTACCAGATTCGATGATTTTAATTCCTGGCGTGATTGATACCACTACTTGCTATGTAGAGCATCCTGAGTTGATTGCAGATAGAATTTGTCTTGCAATCCAAACTGTTGGTGATCCTTCCCTCATCATCGCTGGTTGTGACTGTGGTTTTGAAACATTTGTTGATTGGGCTATGGTTCCAGAGAGCATTGTATGGAAAAAGCTAGAAGCATTAAGCGAAGGAGCCAAAATAGCTACGAAACGAATTTGGCCTTTAGGTCAGCATAATATCTCTCAAATCTAA
- a CDS encoding putative molybdenum carrier protein has product MLAKIVSGGQTGVDRAALDTAIDLGVEYGGWCPKGRLDENGTIPSKYKNLTELDGTFSSEKENYDARTKKNIKDSDGTLILVPSLPLPERIKDGTLLTIEVVSSSKKPYYIVDLSAGKTAIEACMEWIADNDINTLNVAGPRESNSPGIYNLSSSFLNDLIPQLIKSPSCICC; this is encoded by the coding sequence ATGTTAGCGAAAATTGTTTCTGGTGGGCAAACTGGTGTAGATAGAGCAGCCTTGGATACAGCCATTGATCTAGGTGTTGAGTATGGAGGTTGGTGTCCTAAAGGGAGACTAGATGAAAATGGAACTATCCCGAGTAAGTATAAAAATTTAACAGAACTTGATGGCACGTTTTCAAGCGAGAAAGAGAATTATGATGCACGGACAAAGAAAAACATTAAAGATTCAGATGGTACGTTGATTTTGGTCCCTTCTTTACCATTGCCAGAAAGAATTAAAGACGGCACTTTGTTAACCATTGAAGTTGTCTCCTCTAGTAAAAAACCCTATTATATTGTCGACCTTTCTGCTGGAAAAACAGCAATCGAAGCATGTATGGAATGGATTGCAGATAACGATATTAATACCTTAAACGTTGCTGGTCCACGTGAGTCAAATAGCCCTGGAATATATAATCTATCGTCCTCATTTCTTAATGACTTAATTCCCCAATTAATTAAATCTCCCAGTTGTATATGTTGTTAG
- a CDS encoding XRE family transcriptional regulator yields MKKAKLNRVESEAQLIAHNLRALMKLRGVTEAEIARSLNTSVMTVRRVISGETEDPRISTLKQIADYFGVSIDYLMEENNQLPIKVMEKNIPTFVPILDWNKVGAMNSISEMDFSNWEDWYPCFNRQINRECFALESRPSMQSRFPIGTLFIVNPSESPIDGDLVLIKIKNTNEVFLREVVIEYPKWILQPIISDSDIIFYDDQIHTIVGVIILTVFHARK; encoded by the coding sequence ATGAAAAAAGCAAAACTTAATAGGGTGGAATCAGAAGCCCAACTCATCGCTCACAATCTGAGAGCCCTAATGAAATTGCGCGGAGTTACTGAAGCTGAAATTGCTAGATCGTTGAACACATCTGTTATGACAGTTCGAAGAGTTATTTCAGGAGAAACAGAAGATCCACGTATTTCAACATTGAAACAAATTGCAGATTATTTTGGCGTTAGTATCGATTATCTTATGGAGGAAAATAATCAGCTTCCTATTAAAGTAATGGAAAAAAATATTCCAACCTTTGTACCGATTCTTGATTGGAACAAAGTTGGAGCTATGAATTCTATTTCGGAGATGGATTTTTCAAATTGGGAAGATTGGTATCCTTGCTTCAATAGACAAATTAACAGGGAATGTTTTGCATTAGAGAGTAGGCCTTCTATGCAATCACGATTTCCTATAGGCACATTATTTATTGTTAATCCAAGTGAATCCCCCATTGATGGCGATCTCGTTTTAATTAAGATTAAAAATACTAATGAAGTTTTTCTAAGAGAAGTTGTAATTGAGTATCCTAAGTGGATTTTGCAACCCATTATTTCTGATTCAGATATTATTTTTTATGATGATCAGATACATACAATTGTAGGAGTCATTATTCTTACAGTTTTTCATGCAAGGAAATAA
- a CDS encoding ParA family protein, with the protein MKKKKPKILVVANNKGGVGKSLISQLIATYIAFKKNKKVLALDFDPQGNMSYRFLRDTRIRDMSSYKPPMHPEYDPNDPEDEGWDGRSSALDMWTENPVVPYPTDLENLEILPSDAGLIKDIEAFEYSDSLESIVQRAYDFFAMDDFIECGYDLIIIDTPPAKGPLTQSAIRAATHILIPLELSNKSLQGLAGMVDLVNRQNVYRPANEQAKIIGLLKNKVDYNKRTPQTRIIDTIKSNLMLSKLLIDDIEIHDSPRAVDIDEDQAPITAPYTELKDNDRFAIEAITLGEFVYDKVLGEKENVNQEENNKEFTYV; encoded by the coding sequence ATGAAAAAGAAAAAGCCAAAAATTTTAGTTGTAGCAAACAATAAGGGTGGTGTGGGTAAGAGTTTAATCAGTCAGTTAATTGCAACTTATATAGCCTTTAAAAAAAATAAAAAGGTTCTAGCCCTTGATTTTGATCCTCAAGGCAATATGTCGTATAGGTTTCTTAGAGATACAAGAATTCGAGATATGTCGAGTTATAAACCACCTATGCATCCGGAATACGATCCTAATGATCCTGAGGATGAAGGTTGGGATGGTCGATCCTCTGCCTTAGATATGTGGACTGAAAATCCAGTTGTGCCTTATCCAACTGATTTGGAAAATTTAGAAATTCTACCTAGTGATGCTGGCTTAATAAAAGATATTGAAGCGTTTGAATATAGTGATAGTTTAGAAAGTATTGTTCAGCGCGCTTATGATTTTTTTGCTATGGATGATTTTATAGAATGCGGTTATGATTTGATTATTATTGATACACCACCAGCTAAAGGTCCGTTAACTCAGAGTGCTATTCGGGCAGCAACCCATATTTTAATTCCGCTAGAGTTGAGTAACAAATCTCTACAGGGGTTGGCAGGTATGGTAGATTTGGTTAATCGTCAGAATGTTTATCGACCAGCAAATGAACAAGCTAAAATAATCGGACTCTTAAAAAACAAAGTCGATTACAATAAAAGAACTCCTCAGACCAGAATTATAGACACTATCAAGTCTAATCTTATGTTATCCAAGCTATTAATTGATGATATAGAAATCCATGACTCTCCTAGAGCTGTAGATATAGATGAAGATCAAGCGCCTATTACTGCGCCATACACGGAATTGAAAGATAATGATAGATTTGCCATTGAAGCCATTACATTAGGCGAATTTGTTTACGACAAAGTGTTAGGAGAAAAAGAAAATGTCAATCAAGAAGAAAATAACAAAGAATTCACTTACGTCTAA
- a CDS encoding acyl-CoA thioesterase — MKKFSIEMEVRDNELDAQGIVNNSNYMIYLSHARHKHGDALGINHTSFAEMGLNLVITSCTMKFKNSLLANEKFIVTSEISNGELPFHWSHRQDIKTVDGKVILRAIFNATCVNTKATNGNKLSIPEVIEQVIG; from the coding sequence ATGAAAAAATTTTCGATTGAAATGGAAGTTAGAGATAATGAATTAGATGCTCAAGGTATCGTAAATAATTCTAACTACATGATTTATCTTTCCCATGCTCGACATAAACATGGAGATGCTTTGGGCATTAATCATACATCGTTTGCTGAAATGGGCTTAAATTTGGTGATTACGTCTTGTACAATGAAATTTAAAAACTCCCTTTTAGCTAATGAGAAATTTATAGTAACAAGTGAGATATCTAATGGAGAATTACCTTTTCACTGGTCCCATAGGCAAGATATAAAGACTGTGGATGGTAAGGTGATTTTAAGAGCAATTTTTAATGCTACTTGCGTAAATACAAAGGCTACAAACGGTAATAAATTGAGTATTCCTGAGGTTATTGAACAAGTTATTGGCTAA
- a CDS encoding PQ-loop domain-containing transporter: MALFSFTQFVELVFSLGLFFNAALFIPQAIAVFRNKSAMGLSLLTFGGFNIMQLFTAIHGYLAKDYLLMTGFLLSFLTCGVVTVFILYYGNKNRLSSHTTC, encoded by the coding sequence ATGGCATTATTTTCATTCACCCAATTTGTAGAGTTGGTCTTTAGCCTCGGTTTATTTTTCAATGCCGCATTGTTTATACCGCAAGCAATCGCTGTTTTTCGCAATAAGAGTGCTATGGGACTCTCGCTATTAACGTTTGGTGGGTTTAATATTATGCAGCTTTTTACCGCCATTCACGGGTATTTAGCAAAGGATTACTTGTTAATGACTGGTTTTCTATTGAGCTTTTTAACTTGCGGCGTAGTGACAGTCTTTATCTTGTATTATGGAAATAAAAACAGGCTCTCTTCACACACCACCTGTTGA
- a CDS encoding type IV conjugative transfer system pilin TraA, which produces MKIVEVANRLSILCFIKSQQFMPLIVLGLIVNALLCGQSFADGTGTNHLGGLKSDISATFGKGSDTQYFILLAEGLAGAYAYIKTKNIVVLGGLPVLMAFTHWALK; this is translated from the coding sequence ATGAAAATTGTAGAAGTAGCAAACCGATTGAGCATTCTTTGCTTTATTAAAAGTCAGCAGTTTATGCCTCTGATTGTCCTTGGTCTTATTGTCAATGCCCTTCTTTGCGGCCAGAGTTTTGCCGATGGGACGGGAACTAATCACTTGGGTGGACTTAAGTCTGACATCAGTGCCACCTTTGGTAAGGGCTCGGATACTCAATATTTTATCCTGCTGGCTGAGGGATTGGCGGGTGCCTATGCCTACATCAAAACCAAAAACATTGTGGTGCTGGGCGGGCTTCCGGTGCTGATGGCTTTTACTCATTGGGCACTTAAATAA
- a CDS encoding helix-turn-helix domain-containing protein: protein MEVLETNKASTLSAAVTTLINTHLEAMGKQKIENLYALVMEAIEPPLFKAVLEHSHYNQSKAAKRLGLSRGTFRTRLEAYFGDAYVGKRSKVDDDDTL from the coding sequence ATGGAAGTTCTTGAAACAAATAAAGCCAGTACGCTCTCAGCAGCTGTGACAACGTTGATTAATACGCATCTGGAAGCCATGGGCAAACAGAAGATAGAAAACCTCTATGCGCTCGTCATGGAAGCCATTGAGCCTCCCTTATTTAAAGCCGTGCTGGAACATTCGCATTATAATCAATCAAAAGCGGCAAAGCGCTTAGGACTTAGTCGGGGAACATTCCGAACCCGACTGGAAGCCTACTTTGGCGACGCTTATGTCGGCAAGCGTTCAAAGGTGGATGATGACGACACTCTTTGA
- a CDS encoding ParB/RepB/Spo0J family partition protein has protein sequence MSIKKKITKNSLTSNKINKPDTVTRAGITANLKFTRGKQLVEHSPFSLIPDPYNPRPGEIIDESWLKNHLYLGTDKSLCGVSEETGEYVIPDYNQLDCGLNENLEESYNFLRDLAFSIRTDGLIEPIEIFLADRFNDPDYFIHSDLDYGYVILEGHQRRLAAMMAGVPTVTCIEITDESILVKLKVKHRKLRRQLSENNLRKGLTVAQNFLITQELLSDSKGKSLSNKELSNIIGLNEGIVSALRSICTNPSNYPPIFLSRIKDNSLTFKMIRILVPKTYNEIELALNGEEKFKNTTGKKVKPRGKQGGAVKKSATFKVRDPNESKLLQHLLLSRFPEIKHFENEYEGFKSLEGILNKIKEMALKEIV, from the coding sequence ATGTCAATCAAGAAGAAAATAACAAAGAATTCACTTACGTCTAATAAAATAAATAAACCGGATACTGTTACTCGAGCGGGTATTACTGCAAATCTAAAGTTTACAAGGGGGAAGCAGCTTGTGGAGCATTCTCCTTTTTCACTTATTCCTGATCCCTATAACCCTAGACCAGGAGAGATTATTGATGAGTCTTGGTTAAAGAATCATTTGTACCTTGGTACGGATAAGTCTTTGTGTGGTGTTTCAGAGGAAACTGGAGAGTATGTTATTCCTGATTATAATCAGTTAGATTGCGGTCTTAATGAAAACCTGGAGGAAAGTTATAATTTTTTGAGAGACCTCGCTTTTTCAATTAGAACTGATGGATTGATTGAACCAATAGAAATATTTTTGGCAGATCGTTTTAATGATCCTGATTATTTTATTCACTCTGATTTGGATTATGGATATGTAATTTTAGAAGGGCATCAAAGAAGATTGGCTGCAATGATGGCCGGAGTTCCTACAGTTACATGTATAGAAATTACTGACGAAAGCATACTTGTAAAACTTAAAGTTAAACATAGAAAACTGAGAAGGCAATTATCGGAAAATAATTTAAGAAAAGGATTAACTGTCGCTCAGAATTTTTTAATTACACAAGAGCTATTGTCTGATTCAAAAGGAAAATCACTCAGTAACAAGGAATTATCTAATATTATTGGATTGAATGAAGGTATTGTAAGTGCATTGAGATCAATATGTACAAATCCATCAAACTATCCTCCCATATTCTTATCCAGGATTAAAGATAATAGCTTAACTTTCAAAATGATTAGAATTTTGGTTCCAAAGACTTATAACGAAATTGAGTTAGCTTTAAATGGTGAAGAAAAATTCAAGAATACGACTGGAAAAAAGGTTAAACCCAGAGGCAAGCAGGGTGGTGCGGTTAAAAAATCAGCGACCTTTAAGGTGCGAGACCCGAATGAATCTAAATTATTACAACATCTACTACTTTCCAGATTTCCCGAAATCAAACATTTTGAAAACGAATATGAAGGATTTAAGAGTCTTGAAGGTATCTTAAATAAAATTAAAGAGATGGCATTAAAAGAAATAGTATGA
- a CDS encoding HU family DNA-binding protein, with protein sequence MIKSELIKTIAKKMTHLSEQRVEEAVNLILTSMSDALQNGQRIDIRDFGAWTVRAMPARKAFNPKTGEKTEVPSKSKVHFKPGLGLKKRLIESQGRVAIEAD encoded by the coding sequence ATGATTAAATCCGAACTAATTAAAACCATTGCCAAAAAAATGACCCACCTGTCAGAACAACGAGTCGAAGAAGCCGTTAATCTGATTCTTACCTCCATGAGCGACGCCCTTCAAAATGGACAGCGCATTGACATCAGGGATTTTGGTGCTTGGACAGTTCGAGCGATGCCCGCACGAAAAGCATTTAATCCCAAAACAGGGGAAAAGACCGAAGTACCCTCCAAAAGCAAAGTACATTTCAAACCAGGGCTTGGACTCAAAAAGCGTCTTATTGAATCGCAAGGGCGAGTGGCGATTGAGGCTGACTGA
- a CDS encoding LexA family protein has product MSHGGKRLGAGRPKGSNSWGESTKAIRVPQSRVDDIKAFLEGGLNYTLPLYSCKVRAGFPSPADDYIESRLDLNEHLIKHPAATFFVIASGDSMLHAGIQSGDMLIVDKSLNATHGKIVIAAIDGELTVKRLSRANGKVQLLPENDKYPPIDITNDQDLVIWGVVTHVIHQAE; this is encoded by the coding sequence ATGAGTCATGGTGGTAAACGACTGGGGGCTGGTCGTCCTAAAGGGTCAAACAGTTGGGGTGAGTCTACCAAAGCAATTCGAGTACCCCAATCTAGAGTTGATGACATTAAAGCCTTTCTTGAAGGAGGTCTAAACTATACCCTACCCCTTTACAGTTGCAAAGTCCGAGCAGGATTCCCCTCCCCTGCCGATGACTACATTGAATCGCGTCTTGATTTGAATGAGCATTTGATTAAACACCCTGCAGCCACATTCTTTGTGATTGCCTCCGGCGATTCCATGTTACACGCAGGGATTCAATCTGGCGACATGCTCATTGTCGATAAAAGTTTAAACGCCACGCATGGTAAAATTGTCATTGCAGCTATTGATGGTGAGCTGACCGTTAAAAGGCTTTCTCGCGCGAATGGGAAAGTACAACTCCTTCCTGAAAATGATAAATACCCCCCTATTGATATTACTAATGACCAGGATTTAGTCATTTGGGGTGTGGTAACGCATGTCATTCATCAGGCTGAATAA
- a CDS encoding carbon storage regulator, whose protein sequence is MLIVKRRPGESIRIGDEIEVQIRAIEGNTVTIVILTEHAVPIRGEIIQRLHGAKEGRLFRAANESRI, encoded by the coding sequence ATGTTGATTGTAAAAAGAAGGCCAGGGGAGTCAATTCGCATAGGCGATGAGATTGAAGTTCAAATAAGAGCGATTGAAGGCAATACCGTGACGATAGTCATTCTTACTGAGCATGCGGTGCCTATAAGAGGGGAAATTATCCAACGACTACATGGTGCAAAAGAAGGGCGTCTTTTCAGAGCTGCTAATGAGAGCCGGATTTAA
- a CDS encoding regulatory protein RecX, which translates to MMTTLFDAALKHLSSRHCSERELYRLLEKEFSAHPDLENAITQTLARLRELHLINDERIAESLSLRYRHKGNRFIRNVLRQKDLSDELIEKTLAQCGDEYERALEVLHKKLYSIYRTPDKKTMSRLYSFLSSRGFSQDVIHQAINNLQEDGIMSE; encoded by the coding sequence ATGATGACGACACTCTTTGACGCAGCCTTAAAACATTTATCATCCCGCCATTGCAGTGAGCGGGAACTTTATAGGCTTTTGGAGAAAGAGTTTTCTGCTCATCCTGACCTTGAAAACGCAATCACCCAAACACTTGCAAGGCTTCGAGAGCTGCACCTCATTAATGATGAGCGTATTGCAGAAAGCTTAAGCCTTCGGTATCGTCATAAAGGAAATCGGTTTATCCGCAATGTGCTTCGTCAAAAAGACTTATCGGATGAACTCATTGAGAAGACATTAGCTCAATGCGGCGATGAATATGAGCGAGCTTTGGAAGTCCTGCATAAGAAGCTCTATTCCATCTACCGGACACCGGATAAAAAAACAATGTCACGCCTGTATTCATTTTTATCCAGTCGTGGTTTTTCGCAAGACGTGATTCATCAAGCGATTAACAACTTGCAGGAAGACGGAATCATGTCAGAGTAA
- a CDS encoding Y-family DNA polymerase — protein sequence MYALIDCNNFYASCERLFRPDLRDKPIIVLSNNDGCVIARSNEAKALGIKMGAPYFEVKGICKQYKVHTFSSNYTLYGDLSNRVMSVIEEEWNDVEIYSIDEAFLDLRTMPESLHDSFCANLQKKILKATGIPTSIGIGQTKTLAKIANHLCKKELKIPVFNVSNQRQWLKRISVGDVWGVGRQWEKKLVQQGIHTAYDLAAMNPHHLKKQFNVVLMRTAMELQGIPCMALEEESLKKSIMSSKSFGDMQTDFVFLAQAISSHCARAYEKLRSQNLVVQYLYVFVRTNPFRQDLPQYANSIQFKLVNPTDDLRLITRIAKRCLKKIFKPGYHYKKVGVCLEELILKNPRQLDLFHQPSDESLIKKDQLMQLFDRINFKFGRHTIKLAAEGTSKPWAMRAEMRSPCYTTQWSQLPLIRNGT from the coding sequence ATGTATGCGTTGATTGACTGTAACAATTTTTATGCAAGTTGCGAGCGCTTGTTTCGACCTGATTTGAGAGACAAGCCAATTATTGTGCTCTCGAATAACGATGGGTGCGTCATAGCTCGCTCCAATGAGGCCAAGGCGCTAGGGATTAAGATGGGCGCGCCCTACTTTGAGGTGAAAGGCATTTGCAAACAGTATAAAGTCCATACTTTTTCTTCCAACTACACGCTCTATGGCGACTTGTCTAACCGCGTCATGTCGGTGATTGAGGAAGAATGGAATGACGTTGAAATCTACTCCATTGATGAGGCCTTTCTTGATTTACGAACAATGCCAGAATCTTTGCACGATTCTTTTTGCGCCAACTTACAAAAGAAAATTTTAAAAGCAACAGGAATTCCTACCTCTATTGGGATTGGGCAAACCAAAACACTCGCAAAAATTGCGAATCACTTGTGTAAAAAAGAATTAAAAATCCCTGTTTTTAATGTGAGCAATCAACGCCAATGGTTGAAGAGAATAAGTGTTGGCGATGTTTGGGGGGTTGGCAGGCAATGGGAAAAAAAATTAGTACAGCAAGGAATTCATACAGCCTATGATTTAGCAGCGATGAATCCTCATCACTTAAAAAAACAATTTAATGTCGTACTAATGCGCACTGCCATGGAGTTACAAGGCATTCCCTGTATGGCACTTGAAGAAGAAAGTCTTAAAAAAAGTATCATGTCGTCTAAGAGTTTTGGTGACATGCAAACCGACTTTGTCTTTCTCGCACAAGCCATCAGCTCCCATTGTGCAAGAGCCTATGAAAAACTTCGAAGCCAAAATCTTGTTGTCCAATATCTTTACGTGTTCGTTCGAACCAATCCATTTCGACAAGACTTACCGCAATACGCGAATAGTATTCAATTTAAACTGGTTAATCCGACCGATGATTTAAGGTTAATAACACGCATTGCCAAACGATGTCTTAAAAAGATTTTTAAACCAGGGTATCACTATAAAAAAGTTGGTGTTTGTTTAGAAGAGTTAATACTAAAGAATCCTCGACAGTTAGACCTATTCCATCAGCCATCGGATGAATCATTGATTAAAAAAGACCAGTTAATGCAACTTTTTGATAGAATTAACTTTAAATTTGGACGGCATACCATAAAACTCGCCGCAGAAGGAACCAGTAAACCCTGGGCGATGCGTGCTGAAATGCGCTCACCCTGCTACACCACCCAGTGGTCTCAATTACCCCTTATTAGAAATGGTACCTGA
- a CDS encoding complement resistance protein TraT, giving the protein MMKHDTTKSFIQWTLLGSTAVFLMSCAATQTVLEHGKMTTDTKLSKTIFLDPVAPSQKTIFIAVKNTSQERLDLAKPLADSLKAQGYQVVNNPKNAHYLLQANILKVGKMSVAASQTALGGGFGSALAGAGTGAALGALSHNGNTILAGGLAGGVIGLAADSLVKDVNYTLITDVQISERAGKGAKVREQFRSSLDNGTASGTYQISTKDSDFLRYRTRIVSNADKVNLTFAEAKSALEQGLVRTLTGIF; this is encoded by the coding sequence ATGATGAAACATGACACTACAAAATCCTTCATTCAATGGACGCTGTTAGGTTCAACCGCAGTCTTTCTAATGAGTTGTGCTGCCACTCAAACGGTGCTTGAGCATGGCAAAATGACGACTGACACAAAACTCAGTAAAACCATTTTTCTAGACCCCGTCGCTCCAAGTCAAAAGACGATTTTCATTGCGGTGAAGAATACCTCACAGGAGCGTTTAGACCTTGCCAAACCCCTGGCTGACTCTTTAAAGGCACAGGGTTATCAGGTAGTTAATAATCCAAAGAATGCTCATTACCTCTTACAGGCCAATATTCTTAAAGTCGGCAAGATGAGCGTGGCTGCAAGTCAGACTGCTTTAGGCGGTGGCTTTGGTTCGGCCTTGGCTGGTGCTGGAACCGGTGCTGCTTTGGGGGCTTTATCCCACAATGGTAACACCATCCTTGCAGGGGGACTTGCAGGCGGTGTGATAGGCCTTGCCGCGGATTCACTGGTTAAAGATGTTAATTACACGCTAATCACCGATGTACAGATTTCAGAGCGTGCAGGAAAGGGTGCAAAGGTTCGCGAGCAGTTTCGTTCCTCCCTTGATAATGGCACAGCGTCCGGTACCTATCAGATATCGACTAAAGACAGTGACTTTTTACGCTACCGCACCCGTATCGTTTCCAATGCGGACAAAGTGAATTTGACCTTTGCTGAGGCTAAATCTGCTTTGGAGCAGGGACTAGTAAGAACATTAACAGGAATTTTCTAA